A region of the Bryobacteraceae bacterium genome:
GGCGATGCGGCGTGGCGGGTCATCGAGGATTGCCGCGCAGTCTATCAGCGAATGGCCGGTTCGGGCAACGCCGCGGGCGTGCGCAGCAGTTCGCGCACGCCTGCCTCGCCGCGTGTGGCGAACAGATGCTCGACGGCCAGCCAGGCCCATGCGTAGAAGAGGCGGATTTTTTCCGGCCTGGTTTCGTCCCACTCCGGCATCCGGTCCAGCCGCTGGGCCTCGCGGATCCATTCTGCGGGCGGACGCTCGCCGGAGAGCCGCATGGCGAGCCCCTCCTGAAGCCAGCGCTCACGCACGCCGCGGCGGGCAAGGCAGGCGTGAACGAGCTCGTGGGCGAGCGTCTGCCGCAGGTCTGGCGGACGCGTGTCGGCGCTCATCGGAACGCGCACGCGGCCGTCAAAGAGTCCGCCGTTCCATTCGCCGAGGCCAGTGGCGGCGCGGTAGGTCTCGCGCGTCTGGACAATGACCGGAACGGGCTCGGCCATGGGACATCCGATGGCGTCCTGGATCCGTCTGAGTTCGGCGTCGAGCACATCCAGCAGGGCCTCGGCGGCGCGGCCGGAAAGAGCGCGTCCTTCGTAGCGCAGGACGAAGCGCGATGCGGCCGTGCGCTCATGGCCGGCGTCAGTGGCGCGCTCAGCGCGAACCCGGGCAAGCAGTGTGGCGATCTGGGGATTCGGCCGCAGTGCCAGGGAGCGGGCCCAATACGTCTCGGCCTTGCGCGTGTCGTCAGACTGGAAGGCCGCCAGCCCGGCCAGGGCCAGCAGATCGGGTTCGTCGGGAGCACCGGGCATCAGCGCGGATTCGATGCGGCGCAGCGCTTCGGCCGGACGTCCGGATTCGAGCGCCTCCAGCACCGGCGCGAGCCATGCTTCACGTGGCGCTTCCTCGCGAACCCGGCGGATTTCAGCCTTCAGGATCACTGGCAGGTCACTGGCGGAAGCGTCCGCACGCGCCCTTTCGTATTCTTCGACCGCAGTCAGGGCGCCCGAAAACAGATACCCCTGCAAGGCGCCCGCCGTCACATGGAAACACCGGCCGTGCTCGCCCGCGATCGAGTAGCCCAGCTTCACGGGTGTCCCCGCTTCCAGGCGGGCGATGACCTCCGAGGATGGGTCGCAGCGCGAATACAGTGGCGCGCCTCCGGCGGCGACAGCCGGCGGCGCGGCGAGGGCGACCCAGAGGACGAACATGGGCTTCCTCCATCTATCGTCTGATTCCCTTTGCCGCTTCAGCCGGCGCCGCCGCGGGCGCGCCGTGATACGCTTGGGTTGCCATGAGGACGGGCTGCATTCGATTCCTGTTGACGGTGCTGGCCATCGCGGCTGCGGCGCAGCCGGCGCCGCGCACGCTGACGCTCGAGGCACTGCGGGACAGGATCCGCGGCGGCTGGGCCGGACAAATGATCGGCGTCAGCTTTGGCGCTCCGACCGAGTTCCGGTGGCTGGAGCGCATCATTCCGGAAGACCAGCTCCCACAGTGGCGCCCGGAGATGGTCTCCAACGCCCTGAACCAGGACGACCTCTACGTGGACATGACGCTCGCAAAGGTCCTGGACGAGAAGGGGCTGGATGCCTCCACCGAGGACTTTGCCGCCATGTTTCGGGAGTCGAGGTACGCGTTGTGGCACGCGAACCTGGCGGCGCGCCGCGCCCTGCGCCGCGGCGTGCCGGCAGGGCTGAGCGGGACGCCGCGCTACAACGTGCACGCCAATGACATTGATTTTCAGATCGAGTCCGACTTTATCGGCCTGATGACGCCCGGGCTGCCGCGGCTGGCCGCGGACATCGCCCTGCGCGCCGGGCGCGTGATGAATGCGGGTGACGGCATTCTCGGCGGGGTGTTTGTCTCCTGCATGTACGCGGCGGCCTTTTTTGAAAGCGATCCGCGCCGCGTGGTGGAGGCCGGGCTGGCCTGCCTTCCGCCCCGGAGCCCATACGCGCGGCTGATTGCCGACGTGCTGGCATGGCACCGCCAATATCCCGATGACTGGACGAAAAACTGGGCGGAGATCGAAAGGAAATGGAACGGCCGCGAGCCCTGCCCGGCCGGTGCGCTGCGGCCTTTCAACATTGACGCCAAAGTCAACGGTGCTTACGTCGCACTGGGCCTGCTTTACGGCGGCGGTGACATGGGGCGCACAATCCGCATCTCGACGCGAGCCGGGCAGGACTCCGACTGCAACCCTTCAACCGCCGTCGGCATTCTCGGGGTCATGCTCGGGTGGGAGAAAATTCCTGATGAATGGAAAAGAGGAATTCCTGCCCTCGCGGACAAAAAGTTCGCCTATACGGATTTCAGTTTCAATGAGATTGTAGAGAACACTTTCCAGCGGGCTTTGAAGGCGGCAGCGCGCTCGGGCGGGCAGGTGACGGACACTGCGGTGCGCGTGCCGCCGCAGACGCCCCGGCCGGTGAAAGTGGCCCTGTGGGACGACTATGGAGCGCCCGCCGAGCGGGTTCCGCACACGGACCCGCGGTGGCGGTTCACCGGGACGTGGTCGGCGGACGAACGGCTGCGATCCCGGGTCACGGAAGAGAAAGGGGCCACCGCGGAGATCGAATTTGAAGGCACGGGCTTCATCGTTGCTGGCCCATATCTGCCGGACGGTGGATTTGTCGAGGCGTATCTCGACGGAAAGCGCATTGACAATTACGACGTTTATTCGGACGAAAAGAGCGTGAAAGGCGACGAGAGCGTCTTTCACCGGTTCGGGCTGAAGCGCGGGCGGCACACGGTGCGGCTGGTTGTGCTGGGGGTGCGGCATACGGAGTCAGCGGGCGCGCGCGTGGCCATTTCGGACCTGATTGTGTTCCGATAGGGGCGCGGGCAGGCCCTTCTCACCGCGAAACAGGAGTCCTACAATCGGGGCATGAAGAGCATGGTGCGCGCGTGGCGGGGGACTGAGCTTCATGCGAAGGGATGGCCGCAGGAAGCGGCGCTTCGCATGCTCATGAACAATCTGGACCCGGAGGTGGCCGAGAAGCCGGACGAGCTGATTGTGTACGGCGGCGCCGGCAAGGCGGCGCGTAACTGGGCATGCTTCGAGGCGATTGTCCGTGAACTTCTCCGGCTGGAAGCGGACGAGACGCTGCTGGTGCAGTCCGGCAAGCCGGTGGGCGTGTTCCGCACGCACGAGGACGCGCCCCGCGTGCTGATCGCCAACGCGAACCTGGTGGGGCGCTGGTCGGACTGGGAGCATTTCCGCGAATACGAACGGCTGGGACTGACGATGTACGGCCAGATGACCGCGGGAAGCTGGATCTACATCGGCACGCAGGGCATATTGCAGGGGACCTACGAGACCTTTGCCGCGGCGGCAAAAAAACATTTTGGCGGCAATTTGTCAGGCCGCTTCGTGCTCACCGGCGGCATGGGCGGCATGGGCGGCGCACAGCCCCTGGCGGCGACGATGAACGGCGCGGCGATCCTCTGCGTGGAGGTGGACCCGTCGCGGATCTCAAGGCGTCTTCAGACGGGTTACTGTGACGTTCGGGCGGACTCGCTCGACGAGGCGCTGCGGCTGGTGGAGGACGCATGCGAGTCACGGCGCGCTCTTTCGGTGGCGTTGTGCGCCAATTGCGCCGAAGTGCTGCCGGAGATGGTGCGGCGCGGAGTGACGCCGGACCTGGTGACCGATCAGACCTCGGCGCACGACCCGCTGAACGGCTACATTCCTTCCGGCTACGACGTGGACCAGGCGGCGCGGCTGCGCCAGTCCGACCCGAAAGGCTACGTCGAACGGGCGCTGGACTCGATTGCCCGGCATCTCGAAGCGATGTTGGCGATGAAGCGTGCCGGTGCGGTGGTCTTCGATTACGGGAACAACATCCGCCGCATGGCTTTCGACCGCGGCGTGAAGGACGCGTTTGAAATTCCGGGTTTCGTGCCTGAATTCATCCGTCCGCTGTTTTGCCAGGGCAAGGGACCGTTCCGCTGGGTGGCGCTTTCCGGCGATCCGTCGGACATCCATGTCACCGACGACCTCGTGTGCTCGATGTTCGCCGACGACGAGGCGCTGGTGCGATGGATCCGGCTGGCCCGCGAGCGGGTGCGCTTCCAGGGGCTGCCGGCGCGGATCTGCTGGCTCGGCTTCGGCGAGCGCGACCGCTTCGCCGTGGCGATGAACCGGCTGGTGACGCAGGGCAAGGTGAAGGCGCCCATCGTGATCGGCCGTGACCATCTCGACTGCGGCTCGGTGGCCTCTCCTTACCGCGAGACCGAGGGCATGCGTGATGGCAGCGACGCCATTGCCGACTGGCCCATCCTCAACGCGCTGCTGAACACCGCCGCCGGGGCGACGTGGGTGAGCGTGCACAACGGCGGCGGCGTGGGCATCGGCTACTCCCAGCATGCCGGGCAGGTCACGGTCGTCGATGGGACCGAAGCGGCGGCGCGTCGTGCGGAACGGGTGATGCGCTGCGATCCGGGCCTTGGGGTGCTGCGCCACGCCGACGCGGGTTATGAGGACGCGATCGTATGCGCCCGGCGGCACGGGCTGCGAATCCCGATGCAGGACATGGAGGCGACTACCAGAGAAGACACCTGACCGGGCGGGCTTGGTCGGAGCCGATCTCGAGCAGGAGTACCATTCTGGAGGATTCCCAGCCTCGCGGCGCGGTCTGCAACACTGTGGCCAGACGAACAGGGGAAACGAGGAGCCGCACAACCATCTCGGAGGACCTGGCGTTCAGTCCCG
Encoded here:
- the hutU gene encoding urocanate hydratase — protein: MKSMVRAWRGTELHAKGWPQEAALRMLMNNLDPEVAEKPDELIVYGGAGKAARNWACFEAIVRELLRLEADETLLVQSGKPVGVFRTHEDAPRVLIANANLVGRWSDWEHFREYERLGLTMYGQMTAGSWIYIGTQGILQGTYETFAAAAKKHFGGNLSGRFVLTGGMGGMGGAQPLAATMNGAAILCVEVDPSRISRRLQTGYCDVRADSLDEALRLVEDACESRRALSVALCANCAEVLPEMVRRGVTPDLVTDQTSAHDPLNGYIPSGYDVDQAARLRQSDPKGYVERALDSIARHLEAMLAMKRAGAVVFDYGNNIRRMAFDRGVKDAFEIPGFVPEFIRPLFCQGKGPFRWVALSGDPSDIHVTDDLVCSMFADDEALVRWIRLARERVRFQGLPARICWLGFGERDRFAVAMNRLVTQGKVKAPIVIGRDHLDCGSVASPYRETEGMRDGSDAIADWPILNALLNTAAGATWVSVHNGGGVGIGYSQHAGQVTVVDGTEAAARRAERVMRCDPGLGVLRHADAGYEDAIVCARRHGLRIPMQDMEATTREDT